One window of Papaver somniferum cultivar HN1 chromosome 9, ASM357369v1, whole genome shotgun sequence genomic DNA carries:
- the LOC113307808 gene encoding uncharacterized protein LOC113307808 isoform X3, which translates to MGGNTYRLSIVEFDELPSPAHFFSHIESKSIPAVFHSCVKHWKCFSKWNPCKGGLDYLQERAGSSIVEAMLSTTAPVFYGDLRSHERVPLLFSVFISTCRKLTSSDNGSGVSVEQEVVGVTEPTLEEETCLPSTSSLHQVYLAQVPIVNLENKEKSQLEILREDIQMPNF; encoded by the exons ATGGGCGGAAATACATATCGTCTCTCGATTGTTGAATTCGACGAACTTCCATCCCCGGCTCATTTCTTCTCTCATATTGAATCTAAAAGCATTCCTGCG GTATTTCATAGTTGCGTTAAACATTGGAAATGTTTTTCCAAATGGAACCCTTGTAAAGGTGGTCTCGACTATTTACAG GAAAGAGCAGGGTCGTCTATTGTGGAGGCTATGTTGTCGACAACAGCACCTGTGTTTTACGGTGATCTTAGAAGTCATGAGCGG GTTCCGCTGCTGTTCTCTGTTTTCATTTCAACTTGTAGAAAGCTAACAAGTTCTGATAATGGTTCTGGAGTGTCTGTTGAGCAAGAAGTTGTTGGAGTGACAGAGCCTACCTTAGAAGAAGAAACTTGTTTGCCTTCTACCAGTTCTCTTCATCAAGTCTACTTAGCGCAG GTGCCAATTGTAAATTTGGAGAATAAGGAGAAGTCTCAGTTGGAAATTCTACGAGAAGACATTCAAATG CCAAACTTCTAA
- the LOC113307808 gene encoding uncharacterized protein LOC113307808 isoform X1, with amino-acid sequence MCGCWMQTSCSVAAFCGFIIIYIQCLNTVGPQITEKPDLSTHSRLQNSMMYSQKVTLQAGDALFIPEGWLHQVDSDEVTIAVNIWWRSSIMTSLPEHMDACYLRNILRRYQHGNGKQYLACPAFTFGFSLCMISNFSTDGFALLQTRCVNNIHDINCSSHHLSHDKMWLAITCDQNISIFPSLIYQRHFTMSNVYWNDCRTGSNVISNFN; translated from the exons ATGTGTGGTTGCTGGATGCAAACAAG TTGTTCTGTAGCCGCCTTCTGCGGTTTCATCATTATTTATATCCAATGCCTAAATACAGTGGGGCCTCAAATCACAG AAAAGCCAGACTTGTCAACTCATTCAAGATTGCAGAACTCTATGATGTACTCCCAAAAAGTTACTCTGCAAGCGGGCGATGCACTTTTCATTCCTGAAGGCTG GTTGCACCAAGTGGATAGTGACGAGGTCACTATAGCTGTTAACATCTGGTGGCGATCTAGTATTATGACTAGTTTACCGGAACACATGGATGCATGTTATCTACGCAATATCTTAAGAAG ATACCAACATGGAAATGGTAAGCAGTATCTTGCTTGTCCTGCATTTACATTTGGCTTTTCTCTATGCATGATATCGAATTTTAGTACAGACGGCTTTGCTTTACTACAAACTCGATGTGTTAATAATATACATGACATAAATTGCTCTTCCCACCATTTGAGTCATGATAAAATGTGGTTAGCCATCACGTGCGACCAAAATATATCGATTTTTCCTTCCCTCATTTATCAACGACATTTTACTATGAGTAATGTTTATTGGAATGACTGTAGAACAGGTTCAAATGTGATATCAAACTTCAATTAG
- the LOC113307808 gene encoding uncharacterized protein LOC113307808 isoform X2, with protein sequence MDTVFPQALHQLVSLVHDGVNIASQSEQLQSTPMEDECKKDVHPNSFCAEEDPVAKVISTLEPLQLQNVLLGMVHNFPRMLEALILQMLSPASAEVLTRKFDELDQLTSQETGMNSTWLFMVFLMIICTPGVQECTG encoded by the exons ATGGACACAGTTTTTCCGCAAGCTCTTCATCAACTTGTTTCTTTAGTTCATGATGGAGTGAACATTGCTAGTCAAAGTGAACAACTGCAATCAACACCAATGGAAGATGAATGCAAGAAGGATGTTCATCCTAATTCATTTTGCGCGGAAGAAGATCCAGTTGCTAAGGTCATTTCGACTCTGGAGCCACTTCAACTTCAAAATGTCTTGCTTGGCATGGTG CATAATTTTCCAAGAATGTTGGAGGCTCTAATACTGCAAATGCTTTCACCAGCGTCAGCAGAAGTACTGACGAGGAAGTTTGATGAACTAGATCAATTGACGAGTCAAGAAACCG GGATGAATTCTACCTGGCTGTTTATGGTGTTTTTGATGATCATTTGCACTCCAG